Proteins from a genomic interval of Candidatus Dormiibacterota bacterium:
- a CDS encoding methyltransferase domain-containing protein, with protein sequence MPSREWDAATYDRVSEPQLRWGVAVLERLELAGDERVLDAGCGSGRVTERLLERLPEGTVVALDGSEAMLAEAARRLAPHGSRVELVHADLGRPLPLTTPVDAILSTAVFHWVADHDALFRHLAAVLRPGGRLVAQCGGAGNVASVLRAARAAGDGCEGQQHFATAEATRQRLEAAGFVEVEAWLHEEPTAFAAGEELTTFLRTVILGAHLERMPPERHGAFVDAVAASLGPNPVVDYVRLNILATRGDAPG encoded by the coding sequence ATGCCCAGCAGAGAGTGGGACGCCGCCACCTACGACCGGGTCTCCGAACCCCAGCTGCGCTGGGGCGTGGCCGTGCTCGAGCGCCTCGAGCTGGCCGGGGACGAGCGCGTCCTCGACGCCGGCTGCGGCAGCGGCCGGGTCACCGAGCGGCTGCTCGAGCGCCTGCCCGAGGGCACCGTGGTCGCGCTCGACGGCTCCGAGGCGATGCTCGCCGAGGCGGCACGGCGGCTGGCGCCCCACGGCTCCCGGGTGGAGCTGGTCCACGCCGACCTGGGCCGCCCGCTGCCCCTGACCACGCCGGTGGACGCGATCCTCTCCACCGCCGTCTTCCACTGGGTGGCCGACCACGACGCCCTCTTCCGCCACCTCGCCGCGGTGCTGCGGCCCGGCGGCCGGCTGGTGGCGCAGTGCGGTGGCGCCGGCAACGTCGCCTCGGTGCTGCGCGCCGCCCGCGCGGCCGGTGACGGCTGCGAGGGGCAGCAGCACTTCGCCACCGCCGAGGCCACCCGGCAGCGCCTCGAGGCGGCCGGCTTCGTCGAGGTCGAGGCCTGGCTCCACGAGGAGCCGACCGCCTTCGCGGCGGGCGAGGAGCTCACCACCTTCCTGCGCACCGTCATCCTCGGCGCCCACCTGGAGCGGATGCCCCCGGAGCGGCACGGCGCCTTCGTCGACGCGGTCGCCGCCAGCCTGGGCCCGAACCCGGTGGTCGACTACGTCCGGCTCAACATCCTCGCCACCCGGGGGGACGCCCCGGGATGA
- a CDS encoding MogA/MoaB family molybdenum cofactor biosynthesis protein has translation MPAAVPVPAAVLTVSDAGARGERADTSGDVITTRLEGLPATLVSRAIVPDEPDAIRTAVVEATATAGLLVITGGTGVGPRDVTPQSVGPLLDYEVPGMAEAMRLRGLASTPHAMLSRQLVGVRGSCLVLCLPGSPRAVAECLDAVWEALPHALRLLAGERPCHQAPKKNG, from the coding sequence ATGCCCGCCGCAGTCCCGGTCCCTGCCGCCGTGCTCACCGTGAGCGACGCCGGTGCGCGCGGCGAGCGGGCCGACACCAGCGGCGACGTCATCACCACCCGCCTCGAGGGGCTGCCCGCGACCCTGGTGAGCCGGGCCATCGTCCCCGACGAGCCGGACGCGATCCGCACCGCGGTGGTCGAGGCCACCGCCACCGCCGGTCTGCTGGTGATCACCGGGGGCACCGGGGTGGGCCCCCGCGACGTCACCCCCCAGAGCGTCGGACCCCTGCTCGACTACGAGGTGCCGGGGATGGCGGAGGCGATGCGGCTGCGCGGGCTGGCGTCGACGCCCCACGCGATGCTCTCCCGGCAGCTGGTCGGCGTCCGCGGGAGCTGCCTGGTGCTCTGCCTCCCCGGCAGCCCGAGGGCGGTGGCCGAGTGCCTCGACGCGGTCTGGGAGGCGCTCCCCCACGCGCTGCGGCTGCTCGCCGGCGAACGCCCCTGCCACCAGGCCCCGAAGAAGAACGGCTAG
- a CDS encoding phosphatase PAP2 family protein, whose amino-acid sequence MRPQRDGQCAPVEGPSGASEWAEPPPPAGFPGGLGAAAAGRVFRAARSVNAVIAAPPERRSVHAFRQRPLVYGAMAAYAVASIGLMATRQVGLTSEHALLLVLVGFAVLGRARPFVWDWLPFLFVAVMFEDLTGVGAKIAGSVHVLAPIVLEKSLFGGVVWTWWLQQHIGVGEFGRFLGVVLAGEYLFHFAAPLVAGLWLWIWHRDRFGTFVGAYVMVMAAGFLVYLLYPEMPPWLAAQNGDLPPVHRIVVETLEKLGSFGTLYAGADPEPNAAMPSLHVSVPMVIACAIVAVRGVRRPSSWLWMLYPATISFGVIYLGEHYVADVVVGIALGVVCYAAAELGYQSGRGRGRRPLTVPVGAPHHQGGLR is encoded by the coding sequence ATGCGGCCCCAGCGGGACGGGCAGTGCGCGCCGGTCGAGGGCCCGTCCGGCGCGTCCGAGTGGGCCGAGCCGCCACCTCCGGCGGGCTTCCCGGGGGGGCTCGGCGCCGCCGCGGCGGGCCGGGTGTTCCGCGCCGCCCGCTCGGTGAACGCGGTCATCGCCGCGCCTCCGGAGCGGCGCAGCGTCCACGCCTTCCGGCAGCGTCCGCTGGTGTACGGGGCGATGGCCGCCTACGCGGTCGCCTCGATCGGGCTGATGGCCACCCGCCAGGTCGGGCTCACCTCCGAGCACGCGCTGCTCCTCGTGCTGGTGGGGTTCGCGGTGCTCGGCCGGGCCCGCCCGTTCGTCTGGGACTGGCTGCCGTTCCTCTTCGTCGCGGTGATGTTCGAGGACCTCACCGGGGTCGGCGCCAAGATCGCCGGCAGCGTCCACGTGCTCGCCCCCATCGTCCTCGAGAAGAGCCTGTTCGGCGGCGTGGTCTGGACCTGGTGGCTGCAGCAGCACATCGGCGTCGGCGAGTTCGGGCGGTTCCTCGGCGTGGTGCTCGCCGGCGAGTATCTCTTCCACTTCGCCGCGCCGCTGGTGGCCGGCCTGTGGCTCTGGATCTGGCACCGCGACCGCTTCGGAACCTTCGTCGGCGCCTACGTCATGGTGATGGCGGCCGGCTTCCTCGTCTACCTCCTCTATCCCGAGATGCCGCCCTGGCTGGCGGCGCAGAACGGCGACCTCCCCCCGGTGCACCGCATCGTGGTCGAGACCCTGGAGAAGCTGGGCAGCTTCGGCACCCTCTACGCCGGTGCCGACCCCGAGCCCAACGCCGCGATGCCCTCGCTCCACGTCTCGGTGCCGATGGTCATCGCCTGCGCCATCGTCGCCGTCCGCGGGGTGCGCCGGCCCTCGTCCTGGCTGTGGATGCTCTACCCGGCGACGATCTCCTTCGGGGTCATCTACCTCGGCGAGCACTACGTCGCCGACGTGGTCGTCGGCATCGCCCTCGGGGTGGTCTGCTACGCCGCCGCCGAGCTCGGCTACCAGAGCGGCCGCGGCCGTGGCCGCCGCCCGCTGACCGTGCCCGTGGGGGCGCCGCACCACCAGGGGGGGCTGCGGTGA
- the moaC gene encoding cyclic pyranopterin monophosphate synthase MoaC, with protein MSEPRLSHLDDHAIARMVDVSAKAESERVAVAEGRVRCDAATLRLVETGLAAKGDVLGVARVAGVLAAKRTAELIPLCHPLPLTHVDVDLVCDASLPGVRIRATARTVGRTGVEMEALTAVAVAGLTVIDMIKSTDRWAALEGVGMVAKQGGRSGSVARPPERDLERPAGD; from the coding sequence ATGAGCGAGCCGCGCCTCAGCCACCTCGACGACCACGCCATCGCGCGCATGGTCGACGTCTCCGCCAAGGCGGAGAGCGAGCGGGTGGCGGTGGCCGAGGGCCGGGTGCGCTGCGACGCCGCCACCCTGCGCCTGGTCGAGACCGGGCTGGCGGCCAAGGGCGACGTCCTCGGCGTGGCCCGGGTCGCCGGGGTGCTGGCGGCCAAGCGCACCGCCGAGCTCATCCCCCTCTGCCACCCCCTGCCGCTGACCCACGTCGACGTCGACCTGGTCTGTGACGCCTCCCTCCCCGGGGTGCGCATCCGCGCCACCGCGCGGACCGTGGGCCGCACCGGCGTGGAGATGGAGGCGCTCACCGCCGTCGCCGTCGCCGGGCTCACGGTCATCGACATGATCAAGAGCACCGACCGCTGGGCCGCCCTCGAGGGCGTGGGCATGGTGGCCAAGCAGGGCGGGCGGAGCGGCAGCGTGGCCCGGCCGCCGGAGCGGGACCTCGAGCGGCCGGCCGGCGACTAG